One Mesorhizobium loti genomic window carries:
- a CDS encoding glycosyl transferase encodes MTAAPLVSVLLPVYNAGPYLAAALGSILRQDYRRLEVIAIDDGSSDNSLEILERYRQADSRVSIISRENRGLVATLNEGLAVTRGELVARMDADDIAYPWRLSRQVALFEQRPELGFCGAGVDMLIRGRIARGKPDPVFQFGRMPILAMFFTIFMHPTVVYNRKVIEDAALNYDPTYRHAEDFDLFRRLAARYPAAMMPENLLVYRTHQGSVTHRHSKEMRRTHLRIVAENLEREGLAQATRDLRDIGEAVSHDTVTRAADFILALEERICSLPDETRPSFEAGALNLFYFLYQLVADEKQPPLTHELLTRTAKWNAIRRREKYALRPGAWAPWLSRASLSAGKQADAVEYFFKSAPAAAVLASHQVG; translated from the coding sequence ATGACCGCCGCGCCGCTCGTCTCCGTCCTGCTGCCGGTCTACAATGCCGGACCCTATCTCGCAGCGGCACTTGGAAGCATCCTGCGCCAGGATTACCGCCGCCTGGAGGTCATCGCGATCGATGACGGGTCGAGCGACAATTCGCTCGAAATCCTAGAGCGATACCGGCAGGCCGACAGTCGCGTCTCGATCATCTCGCGCGAAAATCGCGGCCTCGTGGCGACGCTCAACGAAGGGCTGGCGGTCACCCGGGGCGAACTGGTCGCGCGGATGGACGCCGACGACATCGCCTATCCCTGGCGCCTGTCGCGCCAGGTGGCGCTGTTCGAGCAGCGGCCCGAGCTCGGCTTCTGCGGCGCCGGCGTCGACATGTTGATCCGCGGCCGCATCGCCAGGGGCAAGCCCGATCCGGTGTTCCAGTTCGGCCGCATGCCCATACTGGCGATGTTCTTCACCATCTTCATGCACCCGACGGTCGTCTACAACAGGAAGGTCATCGAAGACGCCGCTCTCAACTACGACCCGACCTACCGGCACGCCGAGGATTTCGATCTCTTCCGGCGGCTGGCCGCTCGTTACCCGGCAGCCATGATGCCCGAAAACCTGCTCGTCTACCGTACGCATCAGGGGAGCGTGACCCACCGGCACAGCAAGGAGATGCGCAGGACGCATTTGCGCATCGTGGCCGAGAACCTCGAGCGCGAGGGCCTCGCGCAAGCCACGCGGGACCTGCGCGACATCGGCGAAGCGGTCAGCCACGACACGGTTACCCGCGCGGCCGACTTCATTCTCGCGCTGGAGGAGCGGATCTGCTCGCTGCCGGACGAGACGCGGCCGAGCTTCGAGGCCGGCGCGCTCAACCTGTTCTATTTCCTTTACCAGCTCGTCGCCGACGAAAAGCAGCCCCCATTGACGCATGAACTGCTGACGCGGACCGCGAAATGGAACGCCATCCGGCGGCGCGAGAAATATGCGTTGCGGCCGGGCGCCTGGGCGCCCTGGCTCAGCCGCGCCTCGCTGTCGGCCGGCAAGCAGGCGGACGCCGTGGAATACTTCTTCAAATCCGCGCCCGCCGCGGCGGTTCTGGCATCTCATCAGGTGGGCTAG
- a CDS encoding family 2 glycosyl transferase, which produces MTVKAHQPLQRDRSTALGGAPAGLRAERSGPEVSFIICTRNRVAVLEACIKSVQAACRAHAGFAAELVVVDNGSSDRTAERLASIAAKSDIPFTPVCETRPGLAAARNAGLRRARGRVLVFVDDDCAVHLDYLRDLERHNASGEQWLIRGGRVELGDPRDLPFTIKRSRVRERLTPDIHPGGFVLGCNMTMHRDVAARIGYFDERFGAGGPLRSAEDTDYLVRAVRLGIAVEYVPDMTIFHHHGRRDRKAIEKLHRDYSLGNGGLCLKHIRHAPWLLRHFYWAVRGAFRELAGGPAFDRELDLSHWPIVGMNVLGAARYALLLLARRPQAEPVRQDQQANAEAPL; this is translated from the coding sequence ATGACCGTAAAAGCCCACCAACCTCTGCAACGCGACCGTTCGACGGCGCTTGGCGGCGCCCCGGCCGGTCTGCGAGCGGAGCGATCAGGCCCGGAAGTCAGCTTCATCATCTGCACGCGCAACCGCGTCGCCGTGCTCGAGGCCTGCATCAAGTCGGTACAGGCCGCGTGCCGTGCCCATGCCGGCTTCGCGGCCGAGCTCGTGGTCGTCGACAATGGCTCGAGCGACCGCACGGCGGAACGCCTGGCCAGCATCGCCGCTAAGTCGGACATTCCATTCACGCCCGTCTGCGAGACACGCCCCGGACTGGCGGCGGCCCGCAACGCCGGATTGCGGCGCGCGCGGGGGCGGGTGCTGGTGTTCGTCGATGACGATTGCGCGGTGCATCTCGACTATCTACGCGACCTGGAGCGGCACAATGCATCCGGGGAACAATGGCTCATCCGCGGAGGCCGCGTCGAGCTTGGCGATCCCAGGGACCTGCCTTTCACGATCAAGCGATCGCGGGTGCGCGAGCGGCTGACGCCCGATATTCATCCCGGCGGTTTCGTGCTGGGCTGCAACATGACGATGCACCGCGACGTCGCGGCCCGCATCGGCTATTTCGACGAACGCTTCGGCGCGGGCGGGCCGTTGCGGTCGGCGGAGGATACCGACTACCTCGTGCGGGCGGTGCGGCTCGGCATCGCGGTCGAGTATGTGCCGGATATGACGATATTCCACCATCACGGCCGGCGGGACCGCAAAGCCATCGAAAAGCTCCACCGCGACTACAGCCTGGGCAATGGCGGGCTCTGCCTGAAACACATTCGCCACGCGCCCTGGTTGCTTCGCCATTTCTACTGGGCCGTGAGAGGAGCTTTCCGGGAATTGGCGGGCGGCCCCGCATTCGATCGCGAACTCGATCTGTCGCACTGGCCGATCGTCGGCATGAATGTGCTCGGCGCGGCCAGGTACGCACTGCTTCTGCTGGCGAGACGGCCACAGGCCGAGCCGGTGCGGCAGGATCAACAGGCCAATGCCGAGGCACCGCTCTGA
- a CDS encoding ABC transporter — protein MPLLPPGLPMLFRAFGKRQLRLVPAVVVLGLVSAALEGFGIGLIIPLLGIIMGQGDATGMAGFSAVLQQVGSGFSERDRLVVISAAILGSIILKNVFAFANTLLTTFISGKASHSIRSALSEQLLRVGYPFFLRQSPGRLLNIISNESWRASDAIQIMLSAIVSASAAIILLAFLLLLSWRMTLLVTLGLALVQIAHAILSANLKGPSRSVASRNSHLASQMLHLVHAGRLIRIFGQESREKAIFDTASDAVRRASFVLQVRQGALPPLTEVLHAMLFLAVVIGAWLAQVSFPLIIAFVILLYRLQPHMRALQGSWSQLQGLSGSLEEVTWMLDPAGKPRPPQGDGPFHGLRQGIKFDDVTFTYSGTDQREVVLHAATFAINSGRSTALIGRSGAGKTTIVNLLCRFVEPDSGRILVDGSPLDGIDASQWRRHIALASQELELVDGTIFENIVYGQDAATIGDAERAARLAEAHEFIERLPQGYETLVGYRGVNLSAGQRQRIALARALVRDPDLLILDEATNAVDGLSEAAIVETLKSRAGRRTTIVISHHHSTISFCDDVVILSGGRVKKQAPFGALASLSMDELYQHEPLD, from the coding sequence ATGCCATTGCTCCCGCCTGGCCTGCCGATGCTGTTCCGCGCGTTCGGAAAGCGGCAACTGCGCCTGGTTCCGGCCGTGGTGGTGCTCGGCCTGGTCAGCGCCGCCCTCGAAGGCTTCGGCATCGGCCTGATCATCCCCCTGCTGGGCATCATCATGGGCCAGGGCGATGCGACGGGAATGGCCGGCTTCTCCGCTGTTCTCCAGCAGGTCGGATCGGGCTTCAGCGAGCGCGACCGGCTTGTCGTCATCTCGGCCGCCATCCTCGGCTCGATCATCCTGAAGAACGTCTTCGCCTTCGCCAACACGCTGCTGACGACCTTCATCTCCGGCAAGGCCAGCCATTCGATCCGCAGCGCACTGTCGGAGCAGCTCCTGCGGGTCGGCTACCCCTTCTTCCTGCGGCAGAGCCCCGGACGGCTGCTCAACATCATCTCCAACGAATCCTGGCGGGCGTCCGATGCCATCCAGATCATGCTGTCGGCGATCGTCAGCGCATCGGCCGCCATCATCCTCCTGGCCTTTCTGCTGCTGCTGTCGTGGCGCATGACGCTGCTGGTCACGCTCGGACTGGCGCTCGTCCAGATCGCGCACGCCATCCTCTCGGCCAATCTGAAAGGCCCCAGCCGCAGCGTCGCTTCGCGCAACAGCCACCTCGCCTCGCAGATGCTCCACCTCGTGCATGCCGGACGCCTGATCCGCATCTTCGGCCAGGAGAGCCGGGAGAAGGCGATATTCGACACCGCCTCCGACGCGGTGCGCCGCGCCTCCTTCGTCCTGCAGGTCCGCCAGGGCGCGTTGCCGCCGCTGACGGAGGTTCTCCACGCCATGCTGTTCTTGGCGGTGGTGATCGGCGCCTGGCTGGCGCAGGTGAGTTTCCCGCTGATCATCGCCTTCGTCATCCTGCTCTACAGGCTGCAGCCGCATATGCGGGCCCTGCAAGGGTCGTGGAGCCAGCTGCAGGGGCTCAGCGGATCGCTGGAAGAGGTGACATGGATGCTCGACCCCGCGGGCAAGCCCAGGCCGCCGCAAGGCGACGGGCCGTTCCACGGTCTGCGCCAGGGCATCAAGTTCGATGACGTGACCTTCACCTATTCCGGCACGGACCAGCGTGAGGTGGTGCTGCATGCGGCAACGTTCGCAATCAACAGTGGCCGCTCGACGGCGCTGATCGGCCGCTCCGGCGCCGGCAAGACCACGATCGTCAACCTTCTGTGCCGCTTCGTGGAGCCGGACAGCGGCAGGATCCTCGTCGATGGGTCGCCGCTCGATGGGATCGACGCCAGCCAGTGGCGGCGCCACATCGCGCTGGCCAGCCAGGAGCTGGAACTGGTCGACGGCACCATTTTCGAGAACATAGTCTATGGCCAGGATGCGGCCACGATCGGCGACGCCGAGCGCGCGGCAAGACTGGCCGAGGCGCATGAATTCATCGAACGGCTGCCGCAGGGCTACGAGACGCTGGTCGGCTACAGGGGTGTCAATCTGTCGGCGGGACAGAGGCAGCGGATCGCGCTGGCCAGGGCGCTGGTGCGCGATCCCGATCTGCTCATCCTCGACGAAGCCACCAATGCGGTCGACGGACTGTCGGAAGCGGCCATCGTCGAGACCTTGAAGTCGAGGGCGGGACGGCGCACGACCATCGTCATCAGCCACCATCACAGCACCATATCGTTCTGCGACGACGTGGTGATCCTGAGCGGCGGCCGGGTGAAGAAACAGGCCCCTTTCGGCGCCCTGGCATCGCTCTCCATGGACGAGCTTTACCAGCATGAACCGCTCGACTGA